The candidate division KSB1 bacterium DNA window GATCAATTGCTCGTAGTTTATTTTTGTGGGATATTTTAAATCCAAAATCAAAGTCATCCGTTGGCTTCATCTCTCATTTGGGCAATTTATTTTATATTTACTCCCAACGGATTAAATTCAAAGAATAAAATCCGTTGGGTTGTTTCTATCCGTTGGAGAAAAATTTATAATACAATCTTCACACGATGCTTCCCAGCTTTNNNNNNNNNNATTTTTTGTTTTTATCCGTTGGCGTCTTATCATCCGTTGGGAATTTTAGAGTTTTATATTACAACTTTCACATGATAAATTCCAGCTTGCTGAAGCGGGATGACATTTCCACTGATCTTTTTATCATCAATAAATATTTCTCTTACTCCACAAGTTTTTTTATCGGGATTATGAATTGAAATTTCATAGATCGCTTCACGAAATTGACGGGTGATTCGGACTTGCTGCCAATGAGGTGGAATACACGGATTAATTTCCAATCCTGAATGCACAGGTCTCACGCCGCAGATCGCCTCCAGTACGATGCTGAACAGCCAGCCTGCCGAGCCAGTGTACCAGCTCCATCCCGCCCGACCGTAGTAGGGCGAATCTTTGCCATCGATGTTGCCTGGGAGACAGTAGGGTTCGGCCATGTAGCGATCGGCGTTCTGCTGGGATTGCAGGATGGGATTAAGTTTCGATAGAATCCGAACTGCGTCATCAGACCAGCCCAGTTGCGCCAGCGCCAATACGCCCCAGGTGGCGGCATGGGTGTAAACGCCGCCATTCTCCCGCAACCCTGGCGCATAACGGGTGAGGTAGCCGATGAACGGATCGGACTTCTTGAAGGCGGGATAATAGAGCATCAGGCCGTTATCCGTCTCCAGATGTTCCAGCATGGCTCGGGCAATTCGCTCCCGCCGCTCGCCTTCAGCTACGCCCGAGATGATGGCCCAGGTCTGGGAATTGAGATAGATTTTGCATTCGTCTTGCGAGGGATCACCGATGGGCGTGCCATCGTCTTTGGTGGCGCCGAGGTACCACTGACCGTTCCATCCGTGGGTGTTTAACGCCTGCTTCAGTTGGGCAGCCCGATCCCGATACTGTTTTGCCAGCTCTGGATTTTTCAGCGGACTGTATTGTTCCAGAATCTCGGCCCAGTCGATCAAAATTTTGTAGAGGAACATGCCCAGCCAGATGCTCTCGCCTTTCCAGTCCAGTCCCACGGCGCTAAAGCCATCGCACCAATCGCCCGCACCAATGAGCGGCAAGCCTCGTTCGCTGAATCGCCCCAGCGCCACAGCGATGGCTCGGGTGCAATGCTCCTGGAGCGTAGCCTCGCCCTGATCATAAAACGGAACGGCTTCTTTCAGACAGGAATAATCGCCGACCTCCAGCAAATAGCGGTTGAGCATGAACGGCAGCCAGAGGAGATCGTCGGTCATGTCCGTGGGATGCCCCTGCTCGGTGATGGGATGCCACCAGTGGAGCACCGTGCCTTTTTCAAATTGATGGCGGGCATTGAGCTTGATGTGCTCCAGCATCCGAGGCGGATCGATGGGCAGCCAGACCTGCTGGGATTGCAACTGATCCCGAAAGCCATAAGCGCCCGATTGCTGGTAATAGCCTGTCCGAGCCCAGAGGTGCGCCGAGATCACCTGGTATTTGAGCCAGATATTGGTCAGCAGATCCAGCGCAGGATCAGGCGTTTCGATATGAACCCGCTGAATGATGTCCTGCCAGAAATCCTTCACCTTTTGCAATTCGACCTCAGCTACTTTGGTCTGGCAATATTTTTGAATGATTGGCACCACCTGTTCAGTTTCAGCAAGGCCATTGTGGCGATCGGCCATGCCAAGGACAAATACGATGAATTTCTCCTCACCAGGTTGCAGCAGGAAATCTGTCGCCAACGAAGCCACGGCATCCTCGAAGCGTCCCTGCGTCGCAGAAAATTTCCCGCTGCGAATGCCTTTGGGGTTTTGGAATGTGCCGTGCCGCCCGATGAGCGCATCTTTGCTGGTGTCCCAGCCGCTCACGGGTGCATTGACCGCATGAAATCCGATGAATGGCCATTCGGTGTTCCAGTGGCCTCGGCTCGTGGGCACTTCCCAGAGCGTTTTGGTGGCAAGAATGGCGTGCAATTGTGGCTGAAAATTGGTTTCGATAAACAGCTTGTGAAATTCACGATGATTATCAGGACCTGCTCCTAAATTCCATTCCAAATATGAACTGAGCTGCAAATGCTTTGGCTGGGTACTTTTATTTTTAATTTTACAAATCCAGATTTCCACGGGCGCATCGATGGCGACGAACATGGTCCACTCGGTGGCCAGATCATTAAACTGTTGTTCAAAAATTGTATAGCCAAGTCCATGGACAACTTGATATGTTTGATATTCGGCCTGAACAGGTTGATATGCCAAAGAATAAAATTTATCGGCATTGAGATCCCGCAGGTAGAGCCACTTGCCCCAATCATCCCGAATGAGGTCCTGGTTCCAGCGGGTGAGGCGATTGAGGTTGACATGGGTTTTCCAGCTAAAGCCGCCGCCCGCCTGACTGACGATCATGCCAAAATCCCCATTGGAAATGACGTTGGTCCAGGGCCGTGGCGTATCGGGCCGAGTGATGATAAATTCACGTCCATCGTCAGAGAAATAGCCATATTTGTTTTCGAAAGAACCGTACCGTCGTGCTGCAGTGTCCAATTGTGATTCTCCTACTGTTTTAATTGTTGAAGGTGCTTTACAAATCGCTAATTCCGCTAATTAATCGAATTTCGCCAATTAGCAAAATAATAATATTCCTCACGGATGGTAAAACAGCCACGGATGATTTAAAATTCCAAACCTCAAACTAGAAAATTCAAATAAACTTCAATGTTCAATTCAAAATTCCAAACCTATTGGATTATTGGCAATTGGAATTTGAAAATTATTTAGAATCTGTTTTCTGAAATTTGGAATTTTATCAGTTGGGTTGTTTCTATCCGTTGGAAAAGAATTCAATTTGATATTACCTATCTTATTGACAAATACATGGTCATTTCGAGCGAAGCGAGAAATCTGTTTATCAAACGAGATTATATTAAAATATGCAGATTCCTCACTCCGCTTCGCTCCGTTCGGAATGACACGATTTTGATTAATTTGACTACGTTGGATCAAATCAATTAATCCGACCAAATCTTAATCCAAAAAAAAATTTTTATCCGCTAAAATTCAACCTTATTTCAGACAAGTCATCTTCCCTCGAAACATCTCATGACCCAATCGAATCTGGTAAAGATAAACCCCCGAAGCCAACCCATCGGCGTGAAACACAATCTGATTGCGACCTGCGGGAAAAAATCTCCCATTTATGCTGACCACGGGTTGTCCCAACAGATTCAGAATTTCATAGCCACCTACCATCGCCGTAGGCAAGTCGAATTCGATCCTGGTCGTGGTATTGAATGGATTGGGGTAATTGCCCAGCAAACTCGCTGATCGAGGCATGGAATCTGTTTCCAATACCGCACTGAGTAGCTCTCGGGGAAGATCTTTGGCCTGTACTCGTTTGAATAAAATTTCATGGGCGGCATCGTTGAGGTGGATGCCATCGCCGCAGTCGTATTGCGGTTTGATGGTGCCGTTCGGCTGCGCCAAGTCGTTCCAGAAATCGATCGCATATTGGCCGAACCGTGCAAACGTCGAATCTCGCATCTCCATCAAATTTTTCCTGCCAGCTTCGCTCAAATTGCGTGGCTGCGTGGTGGCGATCCAGACAGGGACACTGTTGCGACGAGCGACAGCCAATACGGTATCATAATTCGCCAGTTGTTCGGCAACGCTATAACCAGAAGTAGCGTCGTTGGATGGCAGATTGATGATGATCGCATCGGGCGCAAGCGACAGGGCATAAGTAATATTGCGCTGCGGATCGGGCTTGGGCCGATTGGCTGGTGTGGCCTGGCCTGTGGGCAGAATATGGTAGGTGGTATAGCCACCTTTGGCCAGATTGTCCACCCGATGGTTGGCATTTTCTGATTTCAAAAATGCCCGATAGCGATTGACCCAGGCGTTGCGCTTATCGGTGGGACCTGTTCCTTCAGCCGTAGAGGAACCCAGCACCACAATGTGGACGGCGCTTTGCAGATCGCCAGGTGCCTGACCCATCATGCGAAAGTCATCCAAAAACAGCACGCCCGTGGCGGATTTGGTGTCGGTGAGGAACAGGCTGGCCGATCCGACAAAGGCAAAGGCAAAGCCCCGAATCTTATTCAGGTCGAGCCGACCATTGCCCGAAATTCCCAGCGGCGATTGCAGCCACTTGTCTTTTTCGAGCGCCCCGATATCGCTCTGCCGCAGAGGAAGTTCGATCTGCCGCCAGCCTGGTGCTGAATCGAGCACGTCGAGATCCAGCAGCCAGACCTCCACTTCCTCGGAGCGATGGGCAGTGTCAGGGGCATCGCTCGCATCGTAAAAATAGAGCTGCAATTTGATATTGCCTGGCTTCGAGGACGGCATAGCGTTGAAATATGAGAAGCGCAGGCTCAAATAAGGCGTGAGGTCCCAGACGCCAGTGGAGTCGGGATGCCAGAATTCCATGCGTGCCCAGATGCCAGCGAAGGAATTGGCCTGCACCTGCCATTGGCAACGAAATGCGCCCTGGCCTTCGAGCAGCGTGTCCTGCGAGACGCTAATGGTGAGCGCATTTCCTGGCGATCCAGCCAGAATTTGGTAGCGGTTGGAATCTGAAATATTGTCGAAAGAATCGATGACCAGTTGGGCTGGGAGAGTGGCTGGAAGGCAAACCACTGTTAGAATGAAAAAGATAGCCGACCAATTTTTATGATTGTTCATGATTCAAACCTAAAAAACAAACTTTCTCCTAAAAATACGACATCCCCCCTGGCTCCCTACCCGCCGATTGTCGGGTGCTCCCTTCGGTCGCTTCAATGGGGCGAATTTGGATAGCTGAGAGCGGGGGATTAACGGGGAATTATCCTGATCATTTGTTAATTTTGCAGTATGTCATCTGTCATTGCGAGGAATGAAATGACGAAGCAATCTCATAATTACTGATAGTTGAGAGATTGCTTCTCCGCCAAAAGGCGGATCGCAATGACAGCACTCTATGAAATTCTCATTCATGATAAGTGGAAGATCAATCAAATGCGTTTTTACTAAAAGCTTTTGTCTCTATTGCCTTCAAAGGAATTTAATTCACCAGCAACATCTTTTTGATGGCGGTAAATTTGTCCACCCGAAGTTGGCAGAAATATATGCCGCTGGCAAAACCAGTGCCGTCGAACGCTATTGAATGCTCGCCCTGGGATTTTGTTTCATCGACCAGGGTTGCCACTTCCTGGCCCAGGATATCCAGAATTGTAATTTTCACCCGAACCGATTCTGGGACGTAGTAGCGAATGACCGTCGACGCATTGAACGGATTGGGATAGTTCTGATAAAGCACAAAATTCGTTGGCGGCTGGGATTGTTCCTGCTGTACTCCGCTGATGGTGACAAATCCCGCCTGTTTCAGTCCTCGCTGGATGTCTGGGTTTTGCATGAAAACTTCCCAGACTTTGCCGTTGAAATAATTTTCGATCATCAAGACAAATGGTCCCTGGTCGATGCCGATCACAATGGGCGACCACCAGTTTACCGTCAAATTAAAGGCATCGCAGAAGCCGTATTTCATCCAGATGCTAAGGCGATAGGTGTCGTACATGTATTTCAGCGCTGGGATGCAGACCTCGGGCGCAAATGGGATGGAGCCACCTGGAGCGGTGGGGGAGATGGTGCCATCATCGTTCTGGGCGGGCGGTGCGCCTCGGGCTTTGTAGCCGTTATAGCCGTCGCTGGCTGTAATACCCCAGACGTTTTCGCCATACCCTTTGAATTTGCCAGGATTAGCGATGCAATACGCTCGTTGCGCTAACGTTGCCCGACGGGAATTTTCGAAATAGGTGATGCCTTTATTTTTCATGTAGGCATCCTGGATATTCCGAAAGTCGATCC harbors:
- a CDS encoding glycosyl transferase family 36, which gives rise to MDTAARRYGSFENKYGYFSDDGREFIITRPDTPRPWTNVISNGDFGMIVSQAGGGFSWKTHVNLNRLTRWNQDLIRDDWGKWLYLRDLNADKFYSLAYQPVQAEYQTYQVVHGLGYTIFEQQFNDLATEWTMFVAIDAPVEIWICKIKNKSTQPKHLQLSSYLEWNLGAGPDNHREFHKLFIETNFQPQLHAILATKTLWEVPTSRGHWNTEWPFIGFHAVNAPVSGWDTSKDALIGRHGTFQNPKGIRSGKFSATQGRFEDAVASLATDFLLQPGEEKFIVFVLGMADRHNGLAETEQVVPIIQKYCQTKVAEVELQKVKDFWQDIIQRVHIETPDPALDLLTNIWLKYQVISAHLWARTGYYQQSGAYGFRDQLQSQQVWLPIDPPRMLEHIKLNARHQFEKGTVLHWWHPITEQGHPTDMTDDLLWLPFMLNRYLLEVGDYSCLKEAVPFYDQGEATLQEHCTRAIAVALGRFSERGLPLIGAGDWCDGFSAVGLDWKGESIWLGMFLYKILIDWAEILEQYSPLKNPELAKQYRDRAAQLKQALNTHGWNGQWYLGATKDDGTPIGDPSQDECKIYLNSQTWAIISGVAEGERRERIARAMLEHLETDNGLMLYYPAFKKSDPFIGYLTRYAPGLRENGGVYTHAATWGVLALAQLGWSDDAVRILSKLNPILQSQQNADRYMAEPYCLPGNIDGKDSPYYGRAGWSWYTGSAGWLFSIVLEAICGVRPVHSGLEINPCIPPHWQQVRITRQFREAIYEISIHNPDKKTCGVREIFIDDKKISGNVIPLQQAGIYHVKVVI
- a CDS encoding T9SS type A sorting domain-containing protein yields the protein RVLNTLKTFWTKPQGREAQGFIGYKGFFYHFLDMKTALRTWNCELSSIDTALLLAGILYAKQYFNENQAKEDSIRALADSIYYRVDWQWMRNFQPNITLGWHPETGFINAWWRGYNEAMIMNILALGSPTHPAPSSIWSAWTSGYSWQTHYGYSYVNFPPLFGHQYSHCWIDFRNIQDAYMKNKGITYFENSRRATLAQRAYCIANPGKFKGYGENVWGITASDGYNGYKARGAPPAQNDDGTISPTAPGGSIPFAPEVCIPALKYMYDTYRLSIWMKYGFCDAFNLTVNWWSPIVIGIDQGPFVLMIENYFNGKVWEVFMQNPDIQRGLKQAGFVTISGVQQEQSQPPTNFVLYQNYPNPFNASTVIRYYVPESVRVKITILDILGQEVATLVDETKSQGEHSIAFDGTGFASGIYFCQLRVDKFTAIKKMLLVN
- a CDS encoding GDSL-type esterase/lipase family protein — translated: MNNHKNWSAIFFILTVVCLPATLPAQLVIDSFDNISDSNRYQILAGSPGNALTISVSQDTLLEGQGAFRCQWQVQANSFAGIWARMEFWHPDSTGVWDLTPYLSLRFSYFNAMPSSKPGNIKLQLYFYDASDAPDTAHRSEEVEVWLLDLDVLDSAPGWRQIELPLRQSDIGALEKDKWLQSPLGISGNGRLDLNKIRGFAFAFVGSASLFLTDTKSATGVLFLDDFRMMGQAPGDLQSAVHIVVLGSSTAEGTGPTDKRNAWVNRYRAFLKSENANHRVDNLAKGGYTTYHILPTGQATPANRPKPDPQRNITYALSLAPDAIIINLPSNDATSGYSVAEQLANYDTVLAVARRNSVPVWIATTQPRNLSEAGRKNLMEMRDSTFARFGQYAIDFWNDLAQPNGTIKPQYDCGDGIHLNDAAHEILFKRVQAKDLPRELLSAVLETDSMPRSASLLGNYPNPFNTTTRIEFDLPTAMVGGYEILNLLGQPVVSINGRFFPAGRNQIVFHADGLASGVYLYQIRLGHEMFRGKMTCLK